In one window of Vicia villosa cultivar HV-30 ecotype Madison, WI unplaced genomic scaffold, Vvil1.0 ctg.002813F_1_1, whole genome shotgun sequence DNA:
- the LOC131639871 gene encoding uncharacterized mitochondrial protein AtMg00310-like, whose product MSIFLLPSSLIDEIEKMLNSFWWGHTRDNSKGIHWLSWDKLSMPKKVGGMGFKNLSAFKYAMLSKQAWSLMIKPNTMVSRLYKARYFPNCDFLKLEIGHNPSYVWRSIWSAKFVVRGGYKWRIVTGECIPVWDQNWLHDSSVVTNLWPDNLMVENLKVSDLINPKGKHWKLNLIYLLVGGEVTQNIINTPLFEAVHEDKMVWNLEKNGIFSVRSAYRYCVNEAINTSHLAFM is encoded by the coding sequence ATGAGTATTTTCTTACTTCCTTCCTCCTTGATTGATGAAATTGAAAAAATGCTGAATTCGTTCTGGTGGGGTCATACAAGAGATAATTCAAAAGGTATTCATTGGTTATCGTGGGACAAGCTGTCTATGCCTAAGAAAGTTGGTGGTATGGGTTTCAAAAATCTAAGTGCTTTCAAGTATGCCATGTTAAGCAAACAAGCTTGGAGCCTTATGATTAAGCCTAACACTATGGTTTCGCGCCTTTACAAGGCTAGATACTTTCCCAATTGCGATTTTCTAAAATTAGAGATTGGACATAATCCGAGTTATGTTTGGCGTAGTATTTGGAGTGCTAAATTTGTGGTGAGAGGAGGTTACAAGTGGCGTATTGTTACGGGCGAGTGCATCCCGGTTTGGGATCAAAACTGGTTACATGATAGTTCCGTGGTTACTAATCTGTGGCCCGATAATCTGATGGTGGAAAATCTTAAAGTTTCAGATCTTATTAACCCGAAAGGTAAACATTGGAAGTTGAATTTGATTTATCTGTTAGTAGGTGGTGAAGTAACGCAAAACATTATCAACACTCCATTATTCGAAGCGGTTCACGAGGATAAAATGGTTTGGAATCTTGAAAAGAACGGTATTTTTTCTGTGCGTAGTGCCTATCGTTACTGTGTCAACGAAGCCATAAACACCTCTCATCTGGCGTTTATGTAG